In one Azospirillum sp. TSH100 genomic region, the following are encoded:
- a CDS encoding CoA-acylating methylmalonate-semialdehyde dehydrogenase, translating into MPIVPHLIGGKTDAPAGSRTADIVNPATGEIAGQVALASRKTVEEAIAAAEAAFPAWRATPPAKRARVMFRFKQLLEENAQRVCALITAEHGKVLDDAFGELTRGIENVEYACGVPELLKGEFSKNVGPSIDSWSEFQPLGVVAGITPFNFPAMVPLWMYPIAIACGNTFILKPSERDPSAALYVAQLAEEAGLPPGVLNVVNGDKEAVDTLLTDPRVQGVSFVGSTPIAEYVYATASAHGKRVQALGGAKNHAIVMPDADLDNAVSALMGAAYGSCGERCMAISVVVAVGDEVADRLRDKLSVALRDLKVGAGTSAGCEMGPLVTRAHYEKVKAYVDQGVAEGAELAVDGRGLVVPGHENGNFLGGCLFDRVTPDMTIYREEIFGPVLCLVRVKTMQEGMDLIDAHEYGNGTCLFTRDGEAARYFSDMIKVGMVGINVPLPVPVAYHSFGGWKRSLFGDLSAYGPDGVRFYTRRKTVTQRWPAGGVREGAQFAFPSMK; encoded by the coding sequence ATGCCCATCGTTCCGCACCTGATCGGCGGCAAGACCGACGCCCCCGCCGGCAGCCGTACCGCCGACATCGTCAACCCCGCCACCGGCGAGATCGCCGGCCAGGTGGCGCTCGCCAGCCGCAAGACGGTCGAGGAGGCGATCGCCGCCGCCGAGGCCGCCTTCCCGGCCTGGCGCGCCACGCCGCCGGCCAAGCGCGCCCGTGTCATGTTCCGCTTCAAGCAGCTGCTGGAGGAAAATGCGCAGCGCGTTTGCGCCCTGATCACGGCCGAGCACGGCAAGGTGCTGGACGACGCCTTCGGCGAGCTGACCCGCGGCATCGAGAATGTCGAATATGCCTGCGGCGTGCCGGAGCTGCTGAAGGGCGAGTTCTCCAAGAATGTCGGTCCCAGCATCGACAGCTGGTCGGAATTCCAGCCGCTGGGTGTCGTCGCCGGCATCACGCCCTTCAACTTCCCGGCGATGGTCCCGCTGTGGATGTACCCGATCGCCATCGCCTGCGGGAACACCTTCATCCTCAAGCCGTCGGAGCGCGACCCCAGTGCGGCCCTCTACGTCGCCCAGCTGGCCGAAGAGGCCGGCCTGCCGCCGGGCGTGCTGAACGTCGTCAACGGCGACAAGGAGGCGGTGGACACGCTGCTGACCGACCCGCGGGTGCAGGGCGTCAGCTTCGTGGGTTCCACCCCGATCGCCGAATACGTCTATGCGACCGCCAGCGCCCACGGCAAGCGGGTGCAGGCACTGGGCGGGGCCAAGAACCACGCCATCGTCATGCCGGACGCCGACCTCGACAACGCGGTCAGCGCGCTGATGGGGGCGGCCTACGGCTCCTGCGGCGAGCGCTGCATGGCGATCTCCGTCGTGGTGGCGGTGGGCGACGAGGTGGCCGACCGGCTGCGGGACAAGCTGTCGGTGGCCCTGCGCGACCTCAAGGTCGGCGCCGGCACGTCCGCCGGCTGCGAGATGGGGCCGCTGGTCACCCGCGCCCATTACGAGAAGGTGAAGGCCTACGTCGACCAGGGCGTCGCCGAGGGCGCCGAGCTGGCGGTGGACGGCCGCGGGCTGGTGGTGCCCGGCCATGAGAACGGCAATTTCCTGGGCGGCTGCCTGTTCGACCGCGTCACCCCCGACATGACCATCTACCGCGAGGAGATCTTCGGCCCGGTCCTCTGCCTCGTCCGGGTCAAGACGATGCAGGAGGGCATGGACCTGATCGACGCCCACGAATACGGCAACGGCACCTGCCTGTTCACCCGCGACGGCGAGGCCGCCCGCTATTTCAGCGACATGATCAAGGTCGGCATGGTCGGCATCAACGTGCCGCTGCCGGTTCCGGTCGCCTATCACAGCTTCGGCGGCTGGAAGCGGTCGCTGTTCGGTGATCTGTCGGCCTATGGCCCGGACGGCGTGCGTTTCTACACGCGGCGCAAGACCGTCACCCAGCGCTGGCCGGCCGGCGGCGTCCGCGAAGGCGCCCAGTTCGCCTTCCCGTCGATGAAGTAA
- a CDS encoding aspartate aminotransferase family protein, with product MAPLDNDHAHSQALGTAAGLTREELDAHWMPFTANREFKKNPRIMAKAEGAWYWDAQGRKIYDSLSGLWCSGAGHCRREIADAVAQQIATLDYSPAFQYGHTAAFKLAHKLASMTPAGLDHVFFVNSGSEAADTSLKMARAYWRMKGQPAKTKLIGRVKGYHGVNFGGTSLGGIVGNRKLFGIGVDADHLPHTLLPQNLFTKGMPDEGAHLADALEDLVALHDASNIAAVVVEPMAGSAGVLPPPKGYLQRLREICTRHGILLIFDEVITGFGRMGTAFGADYFGVVPDIMNVAKGLTNGAVPMGAVVASREIYQTFMDNGGPEYLVEFPHGYTYSAHPVACAAGLAALELFEREKLADKAAALMPHFEGLIHGLKGLKNVADIRNCGLAGAVTIAPLPGEPARRPYEIAMKCWDAGYYVRYGGDTLQFGPHFISEREDLDRLFNVVADAIQATA from the coding sequence ATGGCCCCCCTCGACAATGACCACGCCCATTCCCAAGCCCTCGGCACGGCTGCCGGACTGACGCGCGAGGAGCTTGACGCGCACTGGATGCCCTTCACCGCCAACCGCGAGTTCAAGAAGAACCCGCGCATCATGGCGAAGGCGGAGGGCGCCTGGTACTGGGACGCGCAGGGCCGCAAGATCTATGACAGCCTGTCCGGCCTGTGGTGCAGCGGCGCCGGCCATTGTCGCCGCGAGATCGCCGACGCGGTGGCGCAGCAGATCGCCACGCTCGACTACAGCCCGGCCTTCCAGTACGGCCACACCGCCGCCTTCAAGCTGGCGCACAAGCTGGCCTCGATGACGCCGGCCGGGCTCGACCATGTCTTCTTCGTCAATTCCGGGTCGGAGGCCGCCGACACCTCGCTGAAGATGGCGCGGGCCTATTGGCGGATGAAGGGGCAGCCGGCCAAAACCAAGCTGATCGGCCGGGTGAAGGGCTATCACGGCGTCAATTTCGGCGGCACCAGCCTGGGTGGCATCGTCGGCAACCGCAAGCTGTTCGGCATCGGCGTCGATGCCGACCACCTGCCGCACACCCTGCTGCCGCAGAATCTGTTCACCAAGGGCATGCCGGACGAGGGCGCCCATCTGGCCGACGCGCTGGAGGATCTGGTGGCGCTGCACGACGCCTCCAACATCGCCGCGGTGGTGGTGGAGCCGATGGCCGGGTCGGCCGGCGTGCTGCCACCGCCCAAGGGCTATCTCCAGCGCCTGCGCGAGATCTGCACCAGGCACGGCATCCTGCTGATCTTCGACGAGGTCATCACCGGCTTCGGCCGCATGGGCACCGCCTTCGGCGCCGATTATTTCGGCGTCGTCCCCGACATCATGAATGTCGCCAAGGGCCTGACCAACGGTGCGGTGCCGATGGGTGCCGTGGTCGCCAGCCGCGAGATCTACCAGACCTTCATGGACAATGGCGGGCCCGAGTATCTGGTGGAGTTCCCGCACGGCTACACCTATTCCGCCCACCCGGTCGCCTGCGCCGCCGGCCTCGCCGCGCTGGAGCTGTTCGAGCGCGAGAAGCTGGCCGACAAGGCCGCGGCGCTGATGCCGCATTTCGAGGGGCTGATCCACGGGTTGAAGGGGCTGAAGAACGTCGCCGACATCCGCAACTGCGGCCTTGCCGGCGCCGTCACCATCGCGCCCCTGCCGGGCGAGCCGGCCCGCCGTCCCTACGAGATCGCCATGAAGTGCTGGGATGCCGGCTATTACGTGCGCTACGGCGGCGACACCCTCCAGTTCGGCCCGCATTTCATCAGCGAGCGCGAGGATCTCGACCGTCTGTTCAACGTCGTCGCCGACGCGATCCAGGCGACCGCGTAA
- a CDS encoding LysR family transcriptional regulator: MSKPARSMAPISDADIRLLRVFRTVVECGGFSAAEVELNISRAAISQHMADLERRLGLTLCWRGRAGFRLTEEGRLAYEATLRLLASTESFRSEINTVHRRLRGELNIGITDNLVTMPQMRVTHALRGLKQLAPEVRVNIRMIPPNEIERGVLDGQLHVGVVPVRRGLPGLVGLPLYQEESLLYCGEGHPLFDRADGTVTGEEVEAADAVAPTQAQLPHELNNTATATDREGVAFLILTGCYVGFLPVHYARQWVERGMMRALLPGTYRHALEFQVVTKKGAQPNLVLERFLEVLRGNGNEGGNGGGEGA; this comes from the coding sequence ATGAGCAAGCCGGCCCGGTCGATGGCCCCGATCAGCGATGCCGACATCCGGCTGCTGCGCGTGTTCCGGACGGTGGTGGAGTGCGGCGGCTTCTCCGCCGCCGAGGTGGAGCTGAACATCAGCCGCGCCGCGATCAGCCAGCATATGGCCGATCTGGAGCGCCGGCTCGGCCTGACGCTGTGCTGGCGCGGGCGGGCGGGGTTCCGGCTGACGGAGGAGGGGCGGCTGGCCTATGAGGCGACGCTGCGCCTGCTCGCCAGCACCGAGAGTTTCCGCAGCGAGATCAACACGGTCCATCGCCGGCTGCGCGGCGAATTGAACATCGGCATCACCGACAACCTCGTCACCATGCCGCAGATGCGGGTGACCCACGCGCTGCGCGGCCTCAAACAGCTGGCGCCGGAGGTCCGGGTCAACATCCGCATGATCCCGCCCAACGAGATCGAGCGCGGCGTGCTGGACGGGCAGCTGCATGTCGGCGTCGTCCCGGTCCGCCGGGGGCTGCCGGGGCTGGTCGGGCTGCCGCTTTATCAGGAGGAGTCGCTGCTCTATTGCGGCGAGGGCCATCCGCTGTTCGACCGGGCCGACGGCACAGTGACAGGGGAGGAGGTCGAGGCGGCCGACGCGGTGGCGCCGACCCAGGCGCAGCTTCCCCATGAGCTGAACAACACCGCCACTGCCACCGACCGCGAGGGGGTGGCGTTCCTGATCCTGACCGGCTGCTATGTCGGCTTCCTGCCTGTCCACTACGCCCGGCAATGGGTCGAGCGCGGCATGATGCGGGCGCTGCTGCCCGGCACCTACCGCCATGCCCTGGAGTTCCAGGTGGTGACGAAGAAGGGCGCCCAGCCGAATCTGGTGCTGGAACGCTTCCTGGAAGTCCTGCGCGGCAATGGCAATGAGGGCGGCAACGGGGGCGGCGAGGGCGCCTGA
- a CDS encoding mechanosensitive ion channel domain-containing protein: MLLLLLALSPAAPVLAAAPQTAIPAPAPPAAPPQAAPTQPAAAADTADGMMMQMLSEGRDRMAGFRGKLAKRLRATPRIPSAIVTTLTAQSPTGEPVYFLRIIGLTFALMAAGHGVQHLVYQRPVARRLLPRPTEPRPGGSVLAARFPRLVAHALLTLGGMLLATLIGFGLATVVIPDPTPMTEKTVIIAGVGYLLVWAIALFWRLVMPPGAVADAGVAPAVRRLRRDLTASGAVGVALMSSTVWLEALGMPYDPHAVLVALFGLLTVLATVGALAANRQTVERAFLAGRPIATVAPLERLTLRLWFPVVVAYFAYAWGTLVNRLILGWPTELPLLIGAYAVAGAILAVYASVTYATEWLFHQRRTLWRPLEESPEGAPDGSHPAEAPRPATLDSYEALARRVAGILAAAAGVAVTLSVWNVPRMHGDAADRLISIMTVCLIGYVAYHGVRIWIDRRIAEEGPTPGAIPGDEGGGHGSASRLATLLPLVRNFILLSIIGAILLNVLMDLGVNIAPLFAGAGVAGIAIGFGAQTLIRDIFSGAFFLIDDAFRKGEYIEIGAIRGTVEKISVRSMQLRHHRGPLHTVPFGEIHQLTNYSRDWVIMKLPLRITYDTDVEKVRKHIKQLGQALLDDPDLGPKFLQPLKSQGVIQMEDSAMILRVKFMTRPGDQWEIRKRVYQELHALFRREGIRFAHREVTVRFAGEATATSAGGDPISMQIGDEERTLAAGAVLHALGEDMLDGEAGAGRRNGKR; the protein is encoded by the coding sequence ATGCTGCTGCTTCTGCTGGCGCTGTCGCCGGCCGCACCAGTGCTGGCGGCGGCGCCCCAGACCGCCATACCCGCGCCTGCGCCCCCGGCCGCTCCGCCTCAGGCCGCACCCACCCAGCCCGCCGCTGCCGCCGACACGGCCGACGGCATGATGATGCAGATGCTCAGCGAGGGGCGCGACCGGATGGCCGGGTTCCGCGGCAAGCTCGCCAAGCGGCTGCGCGCCACGCCCCGGATTCCTTCGGCCATCGTCACCACCCTGACCGCCCAGAGCCCGACCGGCGAGCCAGTGTATTTCCTGCGGATCATCGGCCTGACCTTCGCCCTGATGGCGGCCGGCCACGGGGTGCAGCATCTCGTCTATCAACGGCCGGTCGCCCGCCGCCTGCTGCCCCGCCCCACCGAGCCGAGGCCGGGCGGATCGGTGCTGGCCGCCCGCTTTCCCCGTCTGGTGGCCCATGCCCTGCTGACACTCGGCGGCATGCTGCTCGCCACGCTGATCGGCTTCGGGCTCGCCACCGTGGTGATCCCGGACCCGACACCGATGACCGAAAAGACCGTCATCATCGCCGGTGTCGGCTATCTGCTGGTCTGGGCCATCGCCCTGTTCTGGCGGCTGGTGATGCCCCCCGGTGCGGTCGCGGACGCCGGGGTGGCGCCGGCCGTCCGCCGGCTGCGGCGCGACCTGACCGCCAGCGGTGCGGTCGGCGTCGCCCTGATGAGCAGCACCGTCTGGCTTGAGGCGCTGGGGATGCCCTATGACCCGCATGCGGTGCTGGTTGCGCTGTTCGGCCTGCTGACCGTGCTGGCGACGGTCGGAGCCCTCGCCGCCAACCGGCAGACGGTCGAGCGCGCCTTCCTCGCCGGGCGCCCGATTGCGACGGTGGCGCCACTGGAACGGCTGACCTTGCGCCTGTGGTTTCCGGTGGTGGTGGCGTATTTCGCCTATGCCTGGGGGACGCTGGTCAACCGCCTGATCCTGGGCTGGCCGACCGAGCTGCCGCTGCTGATCGGCGCCTATGCGGTCGCCGGGGCGATCCTCGCCGTCTATGCCAGCGTCACCTATGCCACCGAATGGCTGTTCCACCAGCGCCGCACCCTGTGGCGGCCGCTGGAGGAGAGCCCGGAGGGAGCGCCGGACGGCAGCCACCCTGCGGAGGCCCCGCGGCCCGCCACCCTCGACAGCTACGAGGCGCTGGCCCGGCGGGTGGCCGGCATCCTCGCCGCCGCCGCCGGGGTGGCGGTGACCCTGTCGGTGTGGAACGTCCCGCGGATGCACGGCGATGCGGCCGACCGTCTCATCAGCATCATGACGGTCTGCCTGATCGGCTACGTCGCCTATCACGGCGTCCGCATCTGGATCGACCGCCGGATCGCCGAGGAAGGGCCGACCCCCGGCGCCATTCCCGGTGACGAGGGCGGCGGCCACGGCTCAGCCAGCCGGCTGGCGACGCTGCTGCCGCTGGTGCGCAACTTCATCCTGCTGTCGATCATCGGCGCCATCCTGCTCAACGTGCTGATGGATCTGGGCGTCAACATCGCGCCGCTGTTCGCCGGGGCGGGTGTGGCCGGCATCGCCATCGGTTTCGGCGCGCAGACGCTGATCCGCGACATCTTCTCCGGCGCCTTCTTCCTGATCGACGACGCCTTCCGCAAGGGCGAGTACATCGAGATCGGCGCCATCCGCGGCACGGTGGAGAAGATCTCGGTGCGCTCGATGCAGCTGCGCCATCATCGCGGCCCGCTGCACACCGTCCCCTTCGGCGAGATCCACCAGCTGACCAACTATTCGCGCGACTGGGTCATCATGAAGCTGCCGCTGCGCATCACCTACGACACCGATGTCGAGAAGGTGCGCAAGCACATCAAGCAGCTGGGGCAGGCGCTGCTGGACGATCCCGATCTGGGGCCGAAGTTCCTCCAGCCGCTGAAGTCGCAGGGCGTCATCCAGATGGAGGACTCCGCGATGATCCTCCGCGTCAAGTTCATGACCCGGCCCGGCGACCAGTGGGAGATCCGCAAGCGGGTCTATCAGGAACTCCACGCCCTGTTCCGCCGCGAGGGCATCCGCTTCGCCCATCGCGAGGTGACGGTCCGCTTCGCCGGCGAGGCGACGGCGACCAGCGCCGGCGGTGATCCCATAAGCATGCAGATCGGCGACGAGGAACGCACCCTGGCCGCCGGCGCCGTCCTGCACGCACTGGGCGAGGACATGCTGGACGGTGAGGCCGGAGCCGGACGGCGCAACGGCAAGCGGTAG
- a CDS encoding DUF1345 domain-containing protein, protein MRRSLTHLRNRPSLSGALVIALLAGGAAAVWLRPTTALLIGWDCGVAAYILLASILMSRATVASMRRRAKLLDPGKWGVLAGAMLASLAALVAIVAELVSAKGSPHEGMAAVLSAVTVLLSWGFLHVFFAQHYAHDYWLDGRADQPRSLDFPGNDAPDYLEFLYFSFTVGMTAQVSDVTTRGAGMRRLVLMHGALSFLFNTAVLALGVNLAAGLVS, encoded by the coding sequence ATGCGACGCAGCCTGACCCATCTCCGCAACCGCCCATCGCTGAGCGGAGCGCTGGTGATCGCCCTGCTGGCCGGAGGCGCCGCCGCCGTCTGGCTGCGACCGACGACCGCCCTGCTGATCGGCTGGGATTGCGGCGTCGCCGCCTACATCCTGCTGGCCAGCATCCTGATGAGCCGGGCCACGGTGGCGTCGATGCGCCGGCGGGCCAAGCTGCTCGACCCCGGCAAATGGGGGGTGCTGGCGGGGGCGATGCTGGCCTCGCTGGCGGCGCTGGTCGCCATCGTGGCGGAGCTGGTGTCGGCCAAGGGCTCCCCGCATGAGGGGATGGCGGCGGTCCTGTCGGCGGTGACGGTCCTGCTGTCCTGGGGCTTCCTGCACGTCTTCTTCGCCCAACATTACGCCCACGATTATTGGCTGGACGGCCGGGCGGACCAGCCGCGCAGCCTGGATTTCCCGGGCAACGACGCGCCGGATTACCTGGAGTTCCTCTATTTCAGCTTCACCGTCGGCATGACGGCGCAGGTGTCCGACGTGACCACCCGCGGCGCCGGCATGCGCCGTCTGGTGCTGATGCACGGTGCCCTGTCCTTCCTGTTCAACACCGCGGTGCTGGCGCTGGGCGTCAATCTGGCCGCCGGGCTGGTCAGTTAG
- a CDS encoding VTT domain-containing protein produces the protein MFAALQPITAFAGFPLLLGLALLTLLHEDVAIAVGASLVSVGTVSIGVTAITLLCGIVIGDLFIYVLGLLSLRISWIRRRTEGPMLERCRGALQRNLLPTLVTCRLVPGVLFPTYFACGVMRVPLLRFVAITLATAGVHVGLLLTLMTSSLEAAALQVQVIGIGCAALLVILRTKRAQSIARALFGRIRAKLEPLLPEALRDALHGSPTPRAIALPGLPVVPAGARTIGWAERIPPLLFYIPLVVQWFALGVRYRSLSLPTAANPSIEAGGLLGESKIACMDLIGPEARKWAAKSVALVNRPSLTPAQLDSLASGAGLSFPLVAKPDIGWRGIGVRLVRDAADLCDYLRGFPADVRLILQEHVPYAGEAGIFYVRKPGERHGRIFSMTFRYYPHVVGDGRSTLRQLIAADPRASWKADLHHEALADRLDEVPEAGRTVRLSLVGSSRVGGLYKDACGHVTATLTARFDEIADQMPGFHFGRFDVRFASVERLAVGEDFRIIEVNGAGAEAIHMWDPEFRLGDAYTTLFHQQALMFEVADACRAAGAQPLTALELVRYQRRQQTLLPLYPASN, from the coding sequence GTGTTTGCTGCACTGCAACCAATAACCGCTTTCGCTGGTTTTCCCCTGTTGCTGGGCCTTGCTTTGCTTACGCTTCTGCACGAAGACGTTGCAATTGCGGTCGGCGCGAGCCTCGTCAGCGTCGGCACCGTCAGCATCGGCGTTACCGCCATCACGCTGCTGTGTGGGATTGTTATCGGCGATTTGTTCATTTATGTCCTCGGACTATTGTCTCTGCGGATCAGTTGGATCCGCCGGCGGACCGAAGGACCTATGCTTGAACGCTGCCGCGGCGCCTTGCAGAGGAACCTGCTGCCGACGCTGGTGACTTGCCGTCTGGTGCCCGGCGTCTTGTTCCCCACCTATTTCGCCTGCGGTGTGATGCGGGTGCCGCTCCTGCGCTTCGTCGCCATCACGCTCGCCACCGCCGGCGTGCATGTCGGGCTGCTGCTGACGCTGATGACCTCGTCGCTGGAGGCGGCGGCACTGCAGGTCCAGGTGATCGGCATCGGCTGTGCCGCGCTGCTGGTGATCCTGCGCACCAAGCGGGCGCAGTCGATCGCGCGTGCGCTGTTCGGCCGCATCCGGGCGAAGCTGGAGCCGCTGCTGCCCGAGGCATTGCGCGATGCGCTGCACGGCAGCCCGACCCCGCGCGCCATCGCCCTGCCCGGCCTGCCGGTGGTGCCGGCCGGCGCCCGCACCATCGGCTGGGCCGAGCGCATCCCGCCGCTGCTGTTCTATATCCCGCTGGTGGTGCAATGGTTCGCGTTGGGTGTCCGCTACCGCAGCCTGTCCCTGCCGACCGCCGCCAATCCGTCGATCGAGGCGGGCGGGCTGCTGGGCGAATCGAAGATCGCCTGCATGGATCTGATCGGGCCGGAGGCGCGCAAATGGGCCGCCAAATCCGTCGCCCTGGTCAACCGCCCGTCGCTGACCCCGGCCCAGCTCGACTCGCTGGCGTCGGGCGCCGGACTGTCCTTCCCGCTGGTCGCCAAGCCGGACATCGGCTGGCGCGGCATCGGCGTGCGGCTGGTGCGCGACGCCGCCGACCTCTGCGATTATCTGCGCGGCTTCCCGGCCGATGTCCGGCTGATCCTGCAGGAACATGTGCCCTACGCCGGCGAGGCCGGTATCTTCTACGTCCGCAAGCCGGGAGAGCGGCACGGGCGCATCTTCTCGATGACCTTCCGCTATTACCCGCATGTGGTGGGCGACGGCCGCTCCACCCTGCGCCAGCTGATCGCCGCCGATCCGCGCGCCTCCTGGAAGGCCGACCTGCATCACGAGGCGCTGGCCGACCGGCTGGACGAGGTGCCGGAGGCCGGACGCACGGTGCGGCTGTCGCTGGTCGGCAGCAGCCGCGTCGGCGGCCTGTACAAGGATGCCTGCGGCCATGTCACGGCGACGCTGACCGCGCGCTTCGACGAGATCGCCGACCAGATGCCTGGCTTCCATTTCGGCCGTTTCGACGTGCGCTTCGCTTCGGTGGAGCGGCTGGCGGTGGGCGAGGATTTCCGCATCATCGAGGTGAACGGCGCCGGAGCCGAAGCCATCCACATGTGGGATCCGGAGTTCAGGCTGGGCGATGCCTACACCACCCTGTTCCACCAGCAGGCGCTGATGTTCGAGGTCGCCGACGCCTGCCGGGCGGCGGGGGCGCAGCCGCTGACCGCGTTGGAGCTGGTCCGCTACCAGCGCCGCCAGCAGACCTTGCTTCCGCTCTATCCCGCCTCCAACTGA
- a CDS encoding acyl-CoA dehydrogenase translates to MQSIQWDDAFLLESQLTEDEKLVRDSARAYCQDRLQPRVISAFREERFDREIMTEMGELGLLGPTIPEEYGGPGVSHVAYGLVAREVERVDSGYRSAMSVQSSLVMHPIYSYGNEEQKKKWLPRLATGELVGCFGLTEPDHGSDPGGMKTRATKVDGGYLLSGSKMWITNSPIADLAVVWAKSDAHDNKIKGFVVERGTKGFSTPKIEGKLSLRSSITGEIVLDEAFVPDENLLPNVTGLGGPFGCLNKARYGIAWGVLGAAEFCWHAARQYTLDRKQFGRPLAQTQLVQKKLADMMTEITLGLQACLRVGRMMDDGSWSPEAISLIKRNNCGKALDIARVARDMHGGNGISEEFQVIRHMVNLETVNTYEGTHDVHALILGRAQTGLQAFF, encoded by the coding sequence GTGCAGAGCATCCAGTGGGACGACGCCTTCCTCCTTGAATCCCAGCTGACCGAGGATGAGAAGCTGGTGCGCGACAGCGCCCGCGCCTACTGCCAGGACCGGCTGCAACCCCGTGTCATCTCCGCCTTCCGCGAGGAGCGGTTCGACCGCGAGATCATGACCGAGATGGGCGAACTGGGCCTGCTCGGTCCGACCATCCCGGAGGAGTATGGCGGGCCGGGCGTCAGCCACGTCGCCTACGGTCTGGTCGCCCGCGAGGTCGAGCGGGTCGACAGCGGCTACCGCTCCGCCATGTCGGTGCAGTCCTCGCTGGTCATGCACCCGATCTATTCCTACGGCAACGAAGAGCAGAAGAAGAAGTGGCTGCCGCGTCTGGCCACCGGCGAGCTGGTCGGCTGCTTCGGCCTGACCGAGCCGGACCACGGCTCCGATCCCGGCGGCATGAAGACCCGCGCCACCAAGGTCGACGGCGGCTATCTGCTGTCCGGCTCGAAGATGTGGATCACCAACTCCCCGATCGCCGACCTCGCCGTCGTCTGGGCGAAGTCGGACGCCCATGACAACAAGATCAAGGGCTTCGTGGTCGAGCGCGGGACCAAGGGCTTCTCCACCCCGAAGATCGAGGGCAAGCTGTCGTTGCGCTCGTCGATCACCGGCGAGATCGTGCTGGACGAGGCCTTCGTCCCCGACGAGAACCTGCTGCCCAACGTGACGGGGCTGGGCGGTCCGTTCGGCTGCCTGAACAAGGCGCGCTACGGCATCGCCTGGGGCGTGCTGGGGGCTGCGGAGTTCTGCTGGCACGCCGCCCGCCAGTACACGCTGGACCGCAAGCAGTTCGGCCGTCCGCTGGCCCAGACCCAGCTGGTCCAGAAGAAGCTGGCCGACATGATGACGGAGATCACGCTCGGCCTCCAGGCCTGCCTGCGGGTCGGCCGCATGATGGACGACGGCAGCTGGTCGCCGGAAGCCATCTCGCTGATCAAGCGCAACAACTGCGGCAAGGCGCTCGACATCGCCCGCGTCGCCCGCGACATGCACGGCGGCAACGGCATCTCCGAAGAATTCCAGGTCATCCGCCACATGGTGAACCTGGAGACGGTGAACACCTACGAAGGCACCCACGATGTCCACGCCCTGATCCTGGGCCGGGCGCAGACGGGCCTCCAGGCGTTCTTCTAA